From Bacteroidales bacterium, one genomic window encodes:
- a CDS encoding glycoside hydrolase family 92 protein: protein MNKISYLLLILLLMSQNHLFSQDLKFVNYVNPMVGTKSMGHTFPGACAPFGLVQLSPDTEMIPHNIDGVYQPDAYKYCAGYQYDDKTIIGFSHTHFNGTGHSDLGDILIMPMTGEVKLDMGTEENPESGYRSRFSHDNENAQAGYYSVLLQDYNILAEMTATERVGVHRYTFPQNTKTGHIIIDLDYGIYNYDGKVLMANLRVEDEYTLTGYRITRGWSRMNYTHFALKFSKPIQNYGCRNNEKVLYNGFWRKFDMTKNFPEMFGKHLTAYFNFDFSDGKPLEIQVALSPVDCIGAMKSLEAETAGKSFDDIRNETQQKWEKELSCIKFEADEETKYIFYTALYHTMINPSVYQDIDGRYRGIDHNIHQAENGQTNYTVFSVWDTFRAQHPLMNLIKPARSTQFVNSMLNHYKQSVHKALPVWSHMGNENWCMIGYHSVSVVSDAIAKGLDIDKKLALKACVNSSNIDYFDGTGDYKKYGYVPFERSSSAASITLEYSYDDWTIHELANRLNNSEISQEYARRALSYRNIFDSSLHFARPRLKDGTFKEDFDLLDTHGQGFIEGNSWNYSFFVPHDVNGLIHEMGGEKQFVSRLDSLFTMDLPAKYFEKTEDINEEGLMGNYVHGNEPSHHVAYLYKWTNEPWKSEHRLHEIMRQMYKNRIDGLSGNDDCGQMSAWYIFSALGFYPVCPGSDQYVISSPKTKEATIYLENGKTFTVKTVNLSDKNVYVKAIKLNGKKYEKHFITHSEILKGGEILFEMSNKPNRKSASYEKPYSFTN, encoded by the coding sequence CTCACAATATTGACGGTGTTTATCAGCCCGACGCATATAAATATTGTGCTGGTTATCAATATGATGACAAAACCATTATAGGGTTCAGTCACACCCATTTCAACGGAACAGGACACTCCGATTTAGGCGATATCCTGATTATGCCGATGACTGGCGAAGTAAAATTAGATATGGGAACCGAAGAAAACCCCGAGAGTGGCTACCGTTCACGATTTAGTCACGATAATGAGAACGCCCAAGCTGGTTACTACTCCGTTCTTTTACAAGACTATAATATTCTTGCAGAAATGACTGCGACTGAACGTGTAGGCGTACATCGCTACACTTTCCCGCAAAACACAAAAACAGGACATATCATCATTGATTTGGATTACGGAATTTACAATTACGACGGCAAAGTTCTAATGGCAAACCTACGTGTCGAAGATGAATACACCCTTACAGGTTACCGTATCACGCGCGGATGGTCAAGAATGAATTACACACATTTTGCCCTGAAGTTTTCAAAACCTATCCAAAACTATGGTTGTCGTAACAACGAAAAAGTTCTATATAACGGTTTTTGGCGAAAATTTGATATGACCAAAAACTTCCCCGAAATGTTCGGAAAACATCTGACAGCCTATTTCAACTTCGATTTTTCAGACGGCAAACCCCTCGAAATTCAAGTGGCACTCTCCCCTGTGGATTGCATAGGTGCAATGAAAAGCCTTGAAGCTGAAACTGCCGGAAAATCGTTCGACGATATTCGTAACGAAACGCAACAGAAATGGGAAAAAGAGCTTAGCTGCATCAAATTTGAAGCAGACGAAGAGACAAAATATATTTTTTATACAGCACTCTATCATACCATGATAAACCCCTCTGTTTATCAAGATATTGACGGACGCTATCGTGGCATAGACCACAACATTCATCAAGCCGAGAACGGACAAACCAACTACACAGTTTTCTCGGTTTGGGATACGTTTCGTGCGCAACACCCATTGATGAATCTGATAAAACCTGCACGAAGCACTCAGTTTGTCAACTCTATGTTAAATCACTATAAACAAAGTGTACATAAGGCGTTGCCCGTTTGGTCGCACATGGGAAATGAAAACTGGTGTATGATTGGCTATCATTCCGTTTCGGTTGTTTCAGACGCAATTGCTAAGGGATTAGATATTGATAAAAAATTAGCATTAAAAGCTTGCGTAAACAGCTCCAACATTGACTATTTCGACGGCACAGGCGATTACAAAAAATATGGATATGTGCCTTTTGAAAGAAGCTCGTCGGCAGCCTCTATTACATTGGAATACAGCTATGACGATTGGACTATCCACGAGTTGGCAAACCGTTTAAACAACAGTGAAATCAGCCAAGAGTATGCTCGCCGAGCGTTAAGTTACCGTAATATCTTCGACTCCTCCTTGCACTTTGCTCGTCCGAGACTCAAAGATGGAACGTTTAAAGAGGATTTTGACCTGTTGGACACTCACGGACAGGGTTTTATCGAGGGAAATTCGTGGAATTACTCCTTTTTTGTACCACACGATGTAAATGGATTGATACACGAAATGGGTGGCGAAAAACAATTCGTTAGTCGCTTAGATTCGCTTTTCACGATGGACCTTCCTGCTAAATATTTCGAAAAAACCGAAGATATTAACGAAGAGGGTCTAATGGGCAATTATGTGCACGGAAACGAGCCAAGCCACCATGTAGCCTATTTGTACAAATGGACAAACGAGCCGTGGAAATCGGAACACCGTCTTCACGAAATTATGCGTCAGATGTATAAAAACAGAATAGACGGACTGTCAGGTAACGATGATTGTGGACAGATGTCTGCCTGGTACATCTTTTCAGCATTAGGATTTTACCCTGTTTGCCCGGGCTCAGACCAGTATGTAATCAGCTCTCCCAAAACAAAAGAGGCAACTATTTATTTGGAAAACGGAAAAACATTCACTGTTAAAACTGTAAACCTTTCCGATAAAAACGTTTATGTGAAAGCCATAAAGCTTAACGGTAAAAAATATGAAAAGCATTTTATAACACATTCCGAGATTCTCAAAGGTGGCGAAATACTCTTTGAAATGAGCAACAAACCAAACAGAAAATCTGCTTCTTATGAAAAACCCTATTCATTTACAAATTAG